GTTAAATCTGGATTGGCAATATTATTAACCGTAAAGAAGTTACCCATTGCCGATTTTATTGCACGAACCGTGCTCATGTAACCGCCACCGCCAATATTTTGATTTCCAGTTTCTCCATATCCTCCTCTGAACTTGATATTATCAATATATTCTCTAGTTCCCTCCATAAACTTTTCGTTCGAAAGTTTCCAATAACCTGAAACTGATGGAAAGTAACCCCATCTTTCACCTGGACCAAAATTAGAACTTCCGTCTGCTCTCATGGTTGCCTGCAAACCATATCGATTATCATAGTCATAATTAAAAGATCCGAAGAAAGAATACAAAGCAGAGCTTCCCTTATATTCTGAAGCAACAACTGAATCGGGATCTCCCAAACTAATAGAATGAATATCATTACTTAATAACCCAGAAACAGATTGCGAATTACCGAACCAATGACTATCATTTGCCTCTTGACCAACCAAAACATTAAAATGGTGATTACCAGCATCAGCTTTATAAGTTAAAACGTTTTTAACGTTAAGTCCATACCAATTGTTTGCTCTCTCTGTCAGCATATTAGTTTCTCTAACCGCTGCACCCCATTTATAAGTAGGCTGAAAACCTTCAAAATTATCTATATTAGTAGATCCGCCAAAGTCAAAACGATACTCCAATCCTTTTGCTATTCTAAAATTGGCATAAAAATTTCCTATAAAATTCTTCTTAATCAACTTGTTCGTATTCATCAAAGCCGAAGCCACCGGATTGATCCAAACCCCAATTGATCCATCTGCTGGCGGGCCAGCGTAGTTACCATTCGTGTCTTTTACCGCAACATCTGGTGTAGACAAAATAGAAGTACTGATAATACCATTGCTAGCACCATTGATTGTAATATCTTCATTGGTTACACCTGCCCCAACAGAAACTCCAACAGTTAACCAATCTTTTAGTTTGCTGTCAACATTTGTTTTAAAACTATACCTTTTGAAACCAGAACCAATAACAATACCCTCCTGATTGGTATAACCACCTGAAATATAATAGTTAGTACCGTCTTTTGCTCCTGAAAATGAAATCTGGTGATTGTTCATTATCGCGGTTTTATAAATCTCATCTTGCCAATTTGTTCCTTTACCTAAAACAGATGGAACAGCAAATTCATCTCTTGGCGCCACACCATAAACTGCTGCCAAAGCATTTTGCTGTTCAGCGTATTGGCTCAAAGTCATTGTGTCTAATAAACGAGTAACATTTTGAATAGAAAAATAGGTATCATAAGTAATTTTTCCTGCCCCTTTTTTTCCTCTTTTTGTAGTTATAATTACAACTCCATTCGACGCTCTAGAACCATAGATAGCAGTTGCAGAAGCATCTTTCAAGATATCCATTGTTTCAATATCGTTAGGATTTAAAAAAGCTATTGGGCTCGAAGTTACATTTCCTGTGTTTGATCCTAAATAACCTGTAACAATTGAACCTCCAGTTGCAGTATTGGCGGCATCTCCAGAAATTGGAATACCATCGATAATATACAATGGCTCATTGGTTCCGGAGATAGAAGTAGTACCACGTATTTTAACCGACACACTACTTCCTGGCTGTCCAGAATTGTTCGTAACGGTTACCCCAGCGGCACGTCCTTGCAACAATTGATCTACAGATACTTGTGGAGAGTCTGCAATATCCTTAGAAGTAACAGTAGAAATAGCCCCTGTCAAATCCTTTTTCTTTACACTTCTATACCCTACGTTTACCAAAACCTCACGCAGATCTTCGGCGCTAAGTTTCAAAATAACGTTTACTGTTCCACCATTTTTAACGTTAATCGTTTGCGAAACATATCCAATAAATGAAACAGAAATAGTAGAGTTTGCAGGTGCTTCGATAGAATATTTACCATCGAAATCTGTGGAGGCCGTCTTCTTTGTAGCTGTAACTATGATATTGGCACCTGGTATAGATAACCCCTTTTCATCAGATACAGTTCCCGAAACCTTTACCTGAGCCGTAGCAAAGTTACAGGTCAGTAACAAAAATAATATCAAAGGAATAGCTTTGTGGTCAGCCTTCCAATGAATGAAGCTAGTCATTAGTTTTTTCATAATAAGTGTTTGGTTAGTTAAATTTGTTTATTGCATAATCTTAAAGTAAATGCCAGGGTAATTTTTACTTCTAAATTATTTAACAAATCTATAACAGAGAGGATTATCAAATCGATAGTATTATATCATTTAATGATAATATTTTTACTATAAGCGTCTAAAAAAACACATATAAAAATAAAAGCGTATAAATTTTAAATTATTCGCAATCACATCACTCTCAAGAACACAAACACTGAATAAAAACCAATGAAATCTTAAAAATCAAACGTTTTCGTTAAAAATAATATTTACTTGTGATAAAAAAGTATCACTATAAAATTCGTTTTAAACCAGAAAACTCTTCACGATATTGGCTTGGAGTACAATTTTTTGTCGCCTTAAAACTGCGATTGAAGTTCGCTATATTATTAAAACCAGATTTAAAAGCAACTTCAGAAACACTCATATCTTTTTCTACCAGCCAGCGCGCTGCGTATCCAATTCGAATATCATTTATATAATTGACAAAAGTTTTACCCGTACGTTTTTTAATAAATCGGTTAAAAGAAATGATAGACATACTCGCCACATTTGCCACGTCTTCTAAAGTGATTTTTTCAGCAAAATGTTTTTGCACATATTCATAAACTAATTTCATTTTATCATAATCATCAAAAGTATCATAGTCTACTGTATAAGTTGAAAGCAAACGCTGATTTCTAGAATTGGCCAGATCATAAAGTAAAGAAGTAATCTCTAAAAAATAGTCCATACCATCCAATTTAGAAAGCCTTACAAGCCTTGGCATCAACTCTTCGGCTGTTTTTTTAGAAAAAAGAATTCCATGAATTGATCTATTGAACATATCTCGAATCGGATTCATGATACGTCTTGCAAGTAAAGATTCATGAAATAAGTCGTTATGAAATTGAATCGTAATTTCGTGTATTTTTTTATTTGTGCATTTATTCAATTCCCAGCCATGATATAAATTTGGACCAATCAAAACCAGCTCGACATTATCAATTTCTTCAATATTATCTCCTACAACCCTTTTAACCCCTTTCCCATTTTGAATAAAATTGATCTCAAATTCCGGATGATAATGAACAGGAAAATCAAAACTATCTTTTACGCGATCAAAAACCAAAAAGCTGTCACTCGCAGCAAGCGGAGCTATTTCTCTATAAAAATTCTTCGTATTACTCATCTTAAAAACTATTTCAGGAAAACAAACCTTCTTTTTTTGATTGCAATAATATGATATATAATTGATAAAATAATATTAATTACACTATAATCATCCGTTTATCTTTGAAAAAATTAATTTATCATTTCTTTAAAAAGAACATTAATAATAAACATTAATCATTTTTTATTAAATAACTTTTTATAGTTTTAATAATTTTAACGCTAATCGCATAGAGAATTTTCGACAGAAGAAATGCTATTTTTTAAAAACCGTAACCACTTGTTTAGCTAGCATTTAGCTAAACAACCAACTCATATTTTTCGATGAAAAAACATTTTTTAACGCTTTTAACTATAACTGTACTAAGCAGTTCATGTTTGTCTCAAAAAAGTACTAATAATACTAATTTGTCACTTTCAGATAAAAAAGCAACAATAGAAACTAAAACTTTATATAAAGAACTTAATTCTTTAACTCAAAAAGGTTTCTTATTCGGACATCAAGACGATTTGGCTTATGGTGTAAAATGGAAATACGAAGAAGGCCGCAGCGACATACAAGATGTTGTGGGAGATTATCCTGCAGTTTATGGCTGGGATATTGCAGGTTTAGAAAATGACAGTCCAAATAATATTGATGGAGTTCCTTTTGCTAAAATGAAACAATACATTATTGAAGCAGATTCTCGAGGCGGAATTTCGACTATCAGTTGGCATTTTGACAATCCTGCAACAGGAAAAAATGCTTGGGATAATGTCCCAAATTCTTTAAAAACGATTTTGCCCGGAGCAGAAAATCATAAAAAATATACTTCTTGGCTAGATAAAGCAGCTGTTTTCTTTTTGTCTTTAAAAGATAAAAACGGTAAAAACATTCCGATACTTTTCAGACCTTTTCACGAACTTACTGGCGGGTGGTTTTGGTGGGGAAAAGGAAACTGTACTCCAGAGGAATTCAAAACCGCTTGGAAATTCACTTTTGACTACCTTCAGAAAAAAGGTGTCCACAACTTGATTTATGTTTATAACACAGGAAGTTTTGGAAGCGAAGCAGACTTTTTAACCAATTATCCTGGAGATAATTATATTGACATGTTGAGTTTTGATACTTACCAAAACAGTAATCATCCAAATGGCGAAAAATTCATTGCTGAAGTTCAAAACCAGTTTAAAATATTAAACGAAATCAGCTCTAAAAAACACAAATTAATGGCTCTCGCAGAAGCTGGTTATGAAGCCGTTCCAGATCCAAAATGGTGGACAGGAACTCTACTAAAAGCAATTGGAGATTATAAAATTTCTTATGTATTGCTTTGGAGAAACCACGGATGGCAGGAAAAAGAGCAAAAAATGCATTATTATGCTCCATTTTCAGGTCAGCTAAGCGAAAAAGATTTTATCGATTTTTACAATCGTGACGAGACTATCTTTGAAAAGGACATTCAGAAAAAATTAAAATAATTGCCCCAAACAAATTACAACCTTAAAAAATAACCAATGCACGACAAAATTAGTTTAAAAGAAAAAATCGGTTACGGACTTGGAGATGCTGCTTCTTCTATGTTTTGGAAAATTTTCAGCATGTATCTGCTGTTTTTCTACACCGATGTTTTCGGATTAGCGCCTGCTGTAGTAGGAACTATGTTTTTAATTACTAGAATCTGGGATTCTTGTTTTGACCCAATTGTTGGAATTCTGGCTGACAGAACCAAAAGCAAATGGGGAAAATTTAGACCCTATTTACTTTGGGTAGCGATACCTTTTGCCGTGATTGGAGTTTTAACTTTTTACACTCCAGATTTTGATGAAAAAGGAAAAATCATTTACGCTTACGTGACATACTCGTTAATGATGATGATTTATTCTTTAATCAATGTTCCTTATGCATCACTTTTGGGTGTAATGTCTTCTGATAGAAAAGAAAGAAATACACTTTCGTCTTACCGAATGGTTTTTGCTTTTGGAGGAAGTTTATTGGCGCTTTGGCTAATTGAACCTTTGGTAAATTATTTCGGA
The Flavobacterium humidisoli DNA segment above includes these coding regions:
- a CDS encoding SusC/RagA family TonB-linked outer membrane protein — translated: MKKLMTSFIHWKADHKAIPLILFLLLTCNFATAQVKVSGTVSDEKGLSIPGANIIVTATKKTASTDFDGKYSIEAPANSTISVSFIGYVSQTINVKNGGTVNVILKLSAEDLREVLVNVGYRSVKKKDLTGAISTVTSKDIADSPQVSVDQLLQGRAAGVTVTNNSGQPGSSVSVKIRGTTSISGTNEPLYIIDGIPISGDAANTATGGSIVTGYLGSNTGNVTSSPIAFLNPNDIETMDILKDASATAIYGSRASNGVVIITTKRGKKGAGKITYDTYFSIQNVTRLLDTMTLSQYAEQQNALAAVYGVAPRDEFAVPSVLGKGTNWQDEIYKTAIMNNHQISFSGAKDGTNYYISGGYTNQEGIVIGSGFKRYSFKTNVDSKLKDWLTVGVSVGAGVTNEDITINGASNGIISTSILSTPDVAVKDTNGNYAGPPADGSIGVWINPVASALMNTNKLIKKNFIGNFYANFRIAKGLEYRFDFGGSTNIDNFEGFQPTYKWGAAVRETNMLTERANNWYGLNVKNVLTYKADAGNHHFNVLVGQEANDSHWFGNSQSVSGLLSNDIHSISLGDPDSVVASEYKGSSALYSFFGSFNYDYDNRYGLQATMRADGSSNFGPGERWGYFPSVSGYWKLSNEKFMEGTREYIDNIKFRGGYGETGNQNIGGGGYMSTVRAIKSAMGNFFTVNNIANPDLTWETSKQTNFGLDFTLFHSKLQATFDVYRKESEGFLFVLPLPYYVTGTDAYQGGLGAPSVNLGSLRNQGFEMTLDYNEKFGKDFSWNSKVIFSTNKNKLLSLQDNFDLTKDVLLNDYTTKAVTKTIVGQPVGQFYGYQAVGIIRTNEQLANAPIPFTGNKAVKSQLGDVEYVDQNKDGLIDDKDLTYIGNPAPKFTYGFNNTFKYKNIDLGVFLQGSYGNKVMNLTRRAGTKNQRLYENQLAEAADFWTPENTDAKYPRPDGGDGHPNIAISDRYVEDGSYLRIQQVTLGYNMPSDVISKASISKLRFYFGIQNLYTFTKYTGYDPEIGSYNQDPLLSGIDSGRYPTNRSFTFGMNLEF
- a CDS encoding AraC family transcriptional regulator produces the protein MSNTKNFYREIAPLAASDSFLVFDRVKDSFDFPVHYHPEFEINFIQNGKGVKRVVGDNIEEIDNVELVLIGPNLYHGWELNKCTNKKIHEITIQFHNDLFHESLLARRIMNPIRDMFNRSIHGILFSKKTAEELMPRLVRLSKLDGMDYFLEITSLLYDLANSRNQRLLSTYTVDYDTFDDYDKMKLVYEYVQKHFAEKITLEDVANVASMSIISFNRFIKKRTGKTFVNYINDIRIGYAARWLVEKDMSVSEVAFKSGFNNIANFNRSFKATKNCTPSQYREEFSGLKRIL
- a CDS encoding glycoside hydrolase family 26 protein, producing the protein MKKHFLTLLTITVLSSSCLSQKSTNNTNLSLSDKKATIETKTLYKELNSLTQKGFLFGHQDDLAYGVKWKYEEGRSDIQDVVGDYPAVYGWDIAGLENDSPNNIDGVPFAKMKQYIIEADSRGGISTISWHFDNPATGKNAWDNVPNSLKTILPGAENHKKYTSWLDKAAVFFLSLKDKNGKNIPILFRPFHELTGGWFWWGKGNCTPEEFKTAWKFTFDYLQKKGVHNLIYVYNTGSFGSEADFLTNYPGDNYIDMLSFDTYQNSNHPNGEKFIAEVQNQFKILNEISSKKHKLMALAEAGYEAVPDPKWWTGTLLKAIGDYKISYVLLWRNHGWQEKEQKMHYYAPFSGQLSEKDFIDFYNRDETIFEKDIQKKLK